The Periplaneta americana isolate PAMFEO1 chromosome 16, P.americana_PAMFEO1_priV1, whole genome shotgun sequence genome segment ccaattctgctttcaaacagtggcgccaacttatatgggctcgtgggatCCGAGCCCACTCAATAATTTATAgtgttatcattatacttatgaccagggaacggatttatatggactaaaaatatatgaaatatgtaaatatatatgtagttatttttaccaaaatatggaattaaatatggatttttaccaaaatatggaattaaatatggacttaaaattataaaaaaatgactatgtacgttaaatattggtacattttaatcaaactaaacaaaaaatataatggacgtaccttatcttccaatgtagtttcaacaaaacacaatttttattgtctgttaccataacaataggttacaaacatttctttcaagtgctgaaaagtgaatcttcttctattgtctctgaggatagatttatactgactaaaagagcgttcgacgtcacaagaagtaactggtacataattcaatttcacaatgtctgctggggataagtccaagttaatcttcactgttgattcaccactcatcacagcaacaaccttttgtagttcttcatatccagggttttttgaaagtacagtgtccaccttagctcttactgcatctgcaactttacctctaccacgattcagttgttccacagtactatttataatttcaaaactttcagatagtgaaaggtgcctattttggagacttttgagcgtttttatgatgcatgaaaatgtatgctgaatgtgagctaagtcattcttcacacttatgtcacaggtaactgttttcgcagtatcaattgagactgcatcttcagagtccaatgcaaggagaacattgttaatagagtctatatgttcggcataatattcaactgcttctagccatgtaccccatctagttaaaattggctttggtggcaatggaatttcagggtacatttctttcaacacgttaactctactgggagctttgagaaatacttttttcactgatgaaatcaacaaatctactttagggaaattgtctctgaccacttctgccacacgatgaaatgcatgcgccacacaagtaaaatgagtcaatttaggatatacaacagataatgcttgtccagctttgaccatataaggggcagcatcgctaataaagaataacacattatcgtacataataccctttggccacaggatacccatagcttcgttgaacagtttaactatagttttgttattgcacttttctagaacatcacaatgtaaaagaattcgttcagaatattgttcacttaacaaaccgataactacattaccaacaagtctaccttctttgtcgggagtctcatcaatggaaacccaaattgaactatctttaatttcatctcttatcttctgtattgtctcatcgtagatggatggagcatacgtcttcctaaatgttgactcatccgggattgtatgttgagtatatttttcaaggaattccctgaagaccttattctttagtttgtagagaggaatatcagcagagatgagagaacggcacaggtcgatgttaaactcagatcttacattcgatgttgttggttgtgttaaaaacaattgtctctgcttggaatttagttgtttgttggcctgatgtttactagttgtaatgtgttgttgcaccaggaacttttgtgtagatgatactgcacactgacacaaattacaaaataatattttattgtcagttgataaaccatcttctttaaattctgaaatgtaacttgttagttttgattttaaattgactgaatgacgtacttttggcatatttaccgtctttatactatgatttacaaaactgaacctatgtgtactctgactggcatttaactgttgagctgcacaactgaagtctgttaaaaattttaaattaaattaatacagttttgtaacttactttcccattgttgataggactgctaattttcaaataactctgatgttaaagggattactgaacatgtgtttaaatctctattgttgaaatgtatttttaaaagttaatggaattttgttttgttttattgttaaacctaatataatatggactgttttatatgaaatatggaaaatatatggaaattaacgaaaatatgtactaaactctaaaatatggaaaaatatggaaaataaaagtaggatttttcaaccctacacattgtgaaacataaagataatgcaaaatataaattatattagctttataagtaaatatgtatttacatataaatcctttccctgcttatgacATTTAAGAGTATTTAACTTATACTTCAAATGTTTGAGCTCACCCAGTGTTTTCTAAAAGTTAGCGCCTTTGCTTTCAATAGTGCCAAACatattccgttctgtggaacaggcgttgtcataatgtagttccaaactgaaacgagtattttgtaacagcaactATTTCGTACAAGCattattttggaacgtactattccaaggtgctgttacgttttggaacagttccttgcttggaactgttccaaaataaccgttacgttatttttttccCACCTCTATTGTCAACCCTCATTTGTTGTTTATAATTCTTCCTCCCCATAAATGAATGTGTTTGTACTATCTTGCATTTTAATGTACCGATTTAAACTTCAAAATCTTTCTTAAAATATAGTCAGAGATTAAAACTTTCTATTTGCTTTTGCTCCATAAATCCTGCATTATTCCTTTCAGATTTTGTTTAAGCTTCTATATTCCATGTcgtaaatgataataatgaatCCTAACAGTTTTCCAGATACCCACGACAGTACTGTCTCGTCAAAGTGCAACATTATTGGAAATGAAGATCACGTGACTATATATCAGGGTCCAAAAAATTGTAATTCCTTCGAAAAACTTGTTCCCGCTGGTAGATCTAGGAAGAAATTCAAATGCggtgtttgtggaaagtgttttccGCGGTCTCACCATCTAAAGGACCATTATCGTGCACACACTggcgaaaaaccattcaaatgtgatatttgtggtgAGGAATATTCACGCGGATCTATTCTAAGGGTTCACGTACGGAAACATACTGGCGAAAAACCATataaatgcgatgtctgtggaagAAGTTTCTTTCGGTTGTGCGagaaaagaaaacatgaaaaCCTGCATACTGGCGAGAAACTATTCAAGTGTAATGTGTGTGAAAAGTTTTTCTCCACATCCGATTACTTGAAACGCCATGCGCTTGTCCACTTGTCCGTGAAACCGTTTCAATGCGGTGTTTGTGGTGACAGCTTTTCTCAGTCGAAACACTTGAAGCGTCACGAACTCCGGCATAGTGACGAAAAACCGTTTAAATGCAATGTCTGCGACAAGCAATTTCGTCGTAACTGTCACCTCAAGGCACATGTAATCATACATACAGGGGAGGAACCAtataaatgtgatgtttgtggaaagtgcttTAATCGGCCAACTAGCCTGAAATATCATTTACGAATCCATACTGGCGAGAAGCCATACATTTGCGGCATTTGTGGTAAGAGTTTCTCGCATCCAAGGTCTCTAGGAAGCCATAAGGAGCGGCACACTGACGACAAACCTTCCAAATGAGGGGATTGGAAGGTAACGGCTATAAGATACAAGTGCCTTTTAAGTGCAATAGTTGTGAGAAGTTTTTTTCAGCgctaatggccggtttttccaagtattgttagaaaatttagtgactgttaaactctaaacagtttgttaattaataaaattgtatgtttctaACACctgtttggtttaacagattgttaattttaaatctaggatttcgggcagttaactcgtttaacagttagttaaatatggccgatgtctgcacagctgttcgaacaatagttgcgaaattaatattttgtgtctgtaggcaatgtttagcatatgactagtaatataacatttaaaaaatactttggactgtttaaatccatcagtgtcattttatttctttcgtatttcgtatctataatagcaatgaggaaatataaccttactttgtaattattattcagcacgtcacctacaactttcatttgtcaactgtttgtttatggaacgtggcctactataacaggttgtcattttatgcaagtttcatgactcattctataattaaaaattaattttagccaatcaaaaattgtcttacatgtgtagaatcattaccaactgctgttgtgtagttaaaatagtgctaacagacgttatagttaagtttTGTTTATCTTAACTTTccttaagcaaaattaaacatcacttggacaaactggccataagaTTCTTAAAACTTCATCAACGTCGGAACACTGCCGTCAAACCTTACAAATGCAATGTCTGTGGAGAGACTTTTTTTCATGTGTGTAACAAAAAATAGATATGAACGTCTACATACCGACGGCAAACCAGTGTAATGTCTGTGGAAAGTACTTTTCCAGCACTCTTTACGTGAAACGACATGAACATCTTCATTCTGGTGACAAACTGTTTCAATGTGATGTATATGGAGAGTGATTCCCTATACTTAAAACGACACCAACATCGGCATTCTGGCGACGAATCATTCAACTACTATCTCTGCTGGTTACGGAACTATCTCTGATGTGTCATCTCAGAAATCACGTACTCACACATTCCGGGGAGAAATCATATAAATATGATGTGTGTGGAGAGAGTTTCTCGCAGTTCTGTCGCAAAGAAGAACATAAACTTTGGATTACGGGTGAGAAAACATATAAAAGTAGTGGACAGTGATAGCATTTTCCCTCTAAAGGCGCTTCTATAAGAAGATAgattaaggcccggttgcagaaataaACTTCCTCACCAATTAGTTGAGTAATTTATTATTTGAGGAAGAAATCTGTTTTGCATCaacgctatttagcaaccacggcCAATTTGATGCACTTCAATAATAAGATGCGCACAATGCAGTGTTGACATACTTAGCGGTAAGTCGCTAAATTTAGGGAATTTTAAATCAGTCTCGGGGACAaagtttgtaaaatacgattagctgatttttatattattccacttttttttaagttaaaagaTTCAACCGAAGTCATGTACTTATTAGTTTTAGAAGAAGCATTGGTGCTTGACTGAGTCGTCtgatgattcatacgtgaaagctcTGATCTCATATGTtcgtgatcagtgatcaggagtTAAAGAAGCTGATTCagtgattctcacgggttaggtctctcaatgctactgctccaacatcCATAAAGGGTGGAAACTTTGATTGTCACGTGACGAGTCGTGAGCTCCAACTAATTTTTGGTTCTTCCTCGCAACGTAGAGATTTTCTACTCCGAATCGACCCGAAGCAATTGAGTTCTGGAATTTTGTgtcgacagttcgtgtgaagcaaatgagactgtagtttttgctggttttaatgtattttaatatgtaaaattgaaaatgtgttagttttcacgaaaaaaaaaaaatgtggttaAATGCTTGAGTGAAAATTTCCGctcttacaatttgccagaaagtgtagtgtcaatgactggatcaagtgcagtgtattcacaatcagctgttcccacaccttccacctcaacatcacagccgtcaacaacacaaccagactccgcagaagagggtgacgacgaggaaattatgttttcctctgcatatgtatgtttttcttattcttatgtagtgatatttattaataatttttagctacatttctggggattttttaacaaactttagagagatttagctactttttgttgaaaaggtAGCGAGATTCTAGGGCGATATGTTGTCAACAGTGGCACAATGTGCATAGTAACTTAGTTAagattcacaaaatatttttagtgACCCTTTTTTTTCGTTCGCATTTCGCTACATGGTATCCCTCACATATGTCTTCACAAAGCTTACATACACAGTGTTCATTCGGCTGGTGGTATTTTTCGACCGTACATAATTTGTAATGAATTCCAAGGAATGCGATTCGCTTCATGTCATGTCTGAGGTCGTAATCGGCCTTCCATTTTGTATTCATCATTTCGAGCATAGAGTAGAACTCCGTACATATATATCTGCTTTTTTGCCTGTAGTTTCTGGAATAGTTCCTCATATGCCTTCGTATATGTCAGTAGCACTCGATATCTTAGATATTTCGATATAGAAAGATTCCTTGGACAATACGTAGCTAAGTCGCGATGGGGTGTATTTGGATAGACAGAGTGCCAAATAGGTTACTACTACAATAGTGTAAACTACTGACACAGTCTAGTCTATACAGTCaggaagtttgagttgtgagggtgctaggaacaatatactgccgatactatttcgtattgtctgtaattaggcgatattagcgatcctagtggttagcaactatctatggatgcatatttactacgtattgagcttcgtgactgtgtatactagactgtggtattgatTAATCCGACATCGTTGCCAGTGCTATCTAACGGTTTATTTGAGAacaaatacataggctatatttaaatttaaagagaaaaatgttAGTTTGATATTTAAGTAAGGTAATCACTAAATAAATTCAAagctctttctttttgttttcgtACCCTTGTTAACtgtatgaattgtaaaataaaatatgaatttaagaAGGAGATAGGAGGAgggaaaattactagaaaataaataattcaattcaatttattaagccattaaacatacagtgataggcttcgtcacaaaaaaacatacatttgaaaatacacatataattgaaaacattaaagtttaattagaatgaaaacacaaaacattttgaaactctaaaattaatgaaatcacttcactcttatgtaataattgatTATCTAGTCACTTGAAAGAaacgatttgtttaatatattaaatgtgtactatcttctttcattttatatttttgtagtctTTAAAAGTCATAAAGGaactgttttcatttttttacatgtagcCTACTTGTCTACCAGCTATCTCATAGAAATATTACTAGGAACTTTcacatttgatttgtgttttagGAAGCAATTGGTTATCTTCTTTCTAAATCCATTTAGACTTTCTCACTAAAATGTgtgaaaattatttgaaaatatttgtgacaTCTCAGGACAATTTCTTTCcacattaatttgtaaataagatTCTAGAGCTCTCTTTAGTTTTTCATTCCTGTGTGTAGCTTTGTAAGTTCATAGTCTTTATCAAGAGATGACAATGCATCCCTACAGTCACTGTGAGATAGGTTTGTCATATATATCTTCCACAATACACAGAGATGGGAAATTACCAAGGCCTAGAATACgtaaaaaaagttatttgtaaacaataacatttctttattaataaaccGAAAAGTGCGTATATTTTAACATAGAATCCAGTCTGTTAAACGTACCATTCTACATTTTCGGTACATTGTTTATTACAATAGTTTGAGGTTATTGTACCATCATACTTTTTATATTACTTGGTCAAGATACAggagcgtgcaaattaatccgaacaacgtaatttcttatgcaaaaacactcaaacaggataaaaaaaaaaggatctaagacatacctgtaatctatgtggcctcccttgttcctaataacagctctgagacgatttggcatggattccactaatttcccacaaatattcttcatttcttcattgcaaaaccatacaccaatgagggcagaaatcatcttctcctttgtagaacaatccattttttgcattcttccgtttcaaattgaccacaagttctcaatgggattgatgtcgggtgagttgcctgaatattcttcttgttgaagaattctgtagtttttcgagacgtatggcatggtgccaggtcttgttggaacacacctctgccatccagaaatgatttttgcagctaggGTACGATtgtggtttccaataagtgaatatatttgtcagaattcatcatttccttgataggtattaatgctccaggcccttcatgtgtaaaacaaccccaaaacattactttagggggggggggtatttgggtgcttgttggagatgagctggtGTTACTTTTTCGGAACCTTTCCGTACATAAGAAACactgtggccgtggacctcgaaatgagactcatcgggaaaaagtacattcttccagtcattcactgtccagtgttgatgtaattttgcccacattaagcgttttttgcacaacagggattagcagttgcttcttaataggcttacaagcccttcgtccagcttccaaaagcctacgccgcactgttgtgacgtgaatattcgccccagtggtagccattaactcacgggttaagtcgacagcagttactctaggatttaatttatttttcctgacaattaaacgatcatctgcaggtgaagtcttccttttccggccacagattccttttttctggggtgtgatggatccagtctccctgtatcgttttatgatcgaattaacagtagccaaaccgatgtgacattctgcagcaatttgcctctgtgtcatagaagaatgctctgctaatgttataattttagaccgttttcgtggagttgtatccatttgtgaagacgacagaatgtatgtacacaggattgcagtattaagtcttcaacacaactgaaatgcttataagtacaaaacggcaggcaaaatgtcacagattataaaaaaaataatgacagaccttcaacaatggaattacacgtactacgtACTAcaaatgtcaattaaagcggtatgagcagctgggaggccaacaatgacagaaaatgtaaaaatatgtcgtgttcggattaatttgcacgctactgtacatccATTCCTCTTCACTGcacataaatttgtaaaattcggTACAACTTACATGGATTATGTTATACTGAATGTCAGCAATAGTTTTAATGGATGAGAGTTTTTATCAATTCCTCTCATCAACAACTACAATACTCCAAAATCTCATTATGATATGGTCCTTACAACTCCTTGTTATGGGGAACCTGACAATTATTTCTGTTCATTTGAATCTGGTAATTAAAACAGACGAATATGACACAAATAACACCTCTTCAGCCATTTCATTAAATTACAGAACATACGAGAGAAACAGAAAAACATCGTTTTCACCAAAACATAATATCACagtgtactatatacagtcgcgaagctcaatacgtagtaaatatgcaaacattaggtagatgctcaccactaggatcgctaatatcgcctcattacaggcaatgcaaaatagtagtcacagtctactgtttctagcaccctcaaaactcaagcttcgtgactgtatatagtagactgtgataatatgaaCTCCCATGGACGCTGCTGTTAGTTATCTAATCGAACTGCTAGATGGCAGTCGTGATGTATGTCGCcaatttttgtcacttttcgctattgtaatagtaggcctaagctATTTGATAAAGCAGGGaaatgcattgtcacctctactttttaacttcgctctagaatatgtcattaggaaaattcaggataactcagagggtttggaattgaatgggttatatcagcttcttgtctatgcggatgacgtgaatatgttaggagaaaatccacaaatgattagggaaaacacggaaattctaatggaagcaagtaaagtgatagggttggaagtaaattctgaaaggactaagtatatgattatgtctcgtgaccagaatattgtaggaaatggaactataaaaattggagattttttccttcgaagaggtggaaaaattcaaatatcttggagcaacagaaacaaatataaatgacactcgggaggaaattaaacgcagaataaatatgggaaatgcctgttattatccggttgagaagcttttgtcatcaagtcagctgtcaaaaaatctgaaagttaaaatttataaaacagttatattaccggttgttctgtatggttgtgaaacttggactctcactttgagagaggaacacagattaaggatgtttgagaataaggttcttaggaaaatatttgggtctaatagggatgaacttacaggagaatggagaaagttacacaacgcagaactgcacacattttattcttcatctgacataattaggaacattaaatccagacgtttgagatgtgcagggcatgtagcacgtatgggcgaatccagaaatgcatatagagtgttagttgggaagctggcgggaaagagacctttggggaggccgagacgtagatgggaggaaaatattaaaatagatttgagggaggtgggatatgatggtagagactggattaatcttgctcaggatagggatcaatggcgggcttatgtgagggcggcaatgaacctccgggttccttaaagtcgAGAAAGTAAGTAAGCTGTTTGATAGTGCTTTCTTCAAAAATGTCGCTTTGACTCTTTCGATGTCTGCTAGATGGTTTTTCCTTAGGTGTTCCCATGTTATATCTATTCCATGTGTTATTATGGGAGTGATTTTTAGTTCGAAAAGCTTCATTTCCGTCGACAGGGATATCTTGTGTAGATTCTTTGTTCTGTTCATTGTTTATCACTGCTTCTGGTGCTCGTTCCTTTACATGCAATGTGTATACATTGCCCTGTGTCTGCATGGTGATGCCTAGATATTTGAAGTGTGGGACTCTAGTCAGTGGTTCCGTTCCATACATTATGACGTCATTGACTGCTGCTCTACCTCCTTTCCTGAACGTCATTGTGACTGTCTTCTTTTcgtttgatatatgatatgatatatgatatatttatttctacaactcgtatttggtaatgggtcgccaccacatctctgtattcgtgctccccattaccttctaattacaataaactttcattgacgtgtgcagtcatcttacTTTATctttgttacctctattactataatacctactctcaatttgctttctaacctctcaccttaaaattttctcttctttctaatgaacacctcaccacttttattgtttacttataaggaagtacttcctatcgtctaaaatttccctaattctGAACtaacttttacttacttactttacttttgaGGGTTTCTCCACTATTTAGCGGTTACCCTGTATTCCCATCCGCCAATCTTCCCGGTCAAGCCATTCATCTCCTTCCAGAGACCTGTCACTCATCAATCTATGGATCTGTCCTCTCCAGGTTGTTCTTGGCCTACCCCGCTTCCTTCTACCATGAGGTGACCATTCGAAAAGAGTTTTAGGCCACctactttcctccattcttctgacatgtccataccattgaagagttcgtCTCTTCTATCCATCACTGTCTCCTCCATATCCATCATCCGTCTCacttcttcatttctccttctttctaatctggaaactctggcactacgtcgtattccgtccatttccactgccaaaatcttagattttttactttcttccaACGTCCACCCCTCTGCGCCATATGTCATTATACTTTCCACAATCGCCGTCAAAATCCTCTTCTTGGTGTCATTCAATATCGTCCTACTCCACAGTACTCCATTCAGCATCCTTATGGCTTTTCTTGCTTGCACCAATCTACTATCTATTTCGGAGTTACAacttttattaacactatttaatcatactcattcacttacctctctaatttacaatcacttctacctctcctcacttctgtcatcactcttatcccctatttctccattagacactgaatcacatgtttattttgtttaactgttccctttcaccccgataaattttccgtttggcactatttttgtaagtcaactcaaccttcatttgtaaacgTACATTAAAATACTTGCCGTCTTcctattatttcaatttctctgattgtacgctaactttgtcgacactccaatattattaacatttcactaccaattactattaacaaaacttctaattttctctagtcacttcctttatcaactcttgtttctctgggcactaattcacttattcgttcatacattctccctccgattattttgatagttactcttactccttgaacactcacttaattcaggacatcacccgaataagggcgtatacagcaaaatatagttctgatataaactaatttcaatgtttgtaagctgtcaggttcatcatagttgcgtcgaaaattttttcattactgttaaatagtttcgaggatatttaaaataaaattattgaaacataacagcaaatagtatgttctgctattagtaaataaatataatatgtaactttatatacgccctttttccggcgacaatatgttttagtactgtttttaattattctgatgttctaggtgtctaactttgcatgaaagtttattatatatgggaacatctcgtgctttattaataattttgtcttaaaaagtaaaataaaatatacatttaccataacatactaaataaaaattttgaataatTACACAAGTAGGCTTACAAagtaacattacatttttagttCATGGGTTTCTTGtctttgtctttttcttctttatacaTCATCACTATAGTTGCTAGAGTCATCTTCACCATTGTGTGATAATGTCCCGACTTTATTTAGCATTGAGTTCAGCCAACTTTGGCTATTTTCATCTGAAAACTTCAAGAGTTCTCTTCATTCCTCCGCCTTGGAGGGTTTCAGAGACACTGGGTTAATTTGTGTtggactcaaaaaagtttcagctGCGACACTTCCATTCCCGGCTTCCAAATCttgaaggaaacaaatgatgCAGATTATGAGGTTCAAGCTGAAAATACCCCTGATGTACTGTATTGCAGTTGTTTGTACTTTTGCATCATGATTGTATGAGGACGATTTTAGTGTGTACCCGTTTTAACATTGAGGATGTCGCCTGAAACCAGTTTATCCTGGACTGTTGTTCATCGTTTCTCTGAAATTTGCAATAGACTCAATAGAAAGTGTTAACAATATCAATTTTTTTACCTCCATTACAGAAAACGCTATCTTTCTTGAAACACTGAAGCTTCTTAGtttttagattcactctttcaaggcaaGGAGTAATAAAATGATAGTGTTCTAATTTCGAATCCATGTCCCAAAAGCGTTTAAAGAGAGTTAatcgtcctttgaaatttcatgtgtacacattttcatacatcatcTCCTTACTGGTGTAATGacttctcttccatttccttgcctaagtacaagttgtgtatgatttgccactgtttctattaattttcttttcttcggttttccatttagttttgctcacaagcttctttttctccatattttcgaAGTCCTCaattgtttctatgtcttttgccCCACTTTTATCACTCCACCCCCTTAAGCGCCAACTTCGTAGACTGCAGTTCTgcggttccttatttccttcctttaccTCACAAGTAGATGGACTACACAAAGCTTCTTTACTTGTCGGCTCCGGACGTCTTgctagtttcttcttaaccaccttCTTGACCTGTTTTCTAT includes the following:
- the LOC138692079 gene encoding zinc finger protein 83-like, giving the protein MDVIKAEPKVDPLAIQTSESTDVEEKKPVSEELNLLKLSTTEIKTECNDDSSVVSSEIKFEEILVPNNFPVVKCEDQPEFYDLNTIKQKPELEGAPEGNEVSTQSFPDTHDSTVSSKCNIIGNEDHVTIYQGPKNCNSFEKLVPAGRSRKKFKCGVCGKCFPRSHHLKDHYRAHTGEKPFKCDICGEEYSRGSILRVHVRKHTGEKPYKCDVCGRSFFRLCEKRKHENLHTGEKLFKCNVCEKFFSTSDYLKRHALVHLSVKPFQCGVCGDSFSQSKHLKRHELRHSDEKPFKCNVCDKQFRRNCHLKAHVIIHTGEEPYKCDVCGKCFNRPTSLKYHLRIHTGEKPYICGICGKSFSHPRSLGSHKERHTDDKPSK